A window of Sinimarinibacterium sp. NLF-5-8 genomic DNA:
ATTCGCCGCAAAGACGGCAGTATTTTTACCTTGCAAGCCAAAAAACAAACCAAAGCATCGCCTTTTGACGTCCCCGGCATCGAAGCGCAAGCCAGCACCGCCGACATCATCCAGGCCGTTCAGGATGTCCGCGCGCGCGCAGGATAAAACCGTCATTCCCAACCCTCGCGGCTTCGGCTTCGCTCAGCCAGCGGCAAGCCGTTCCCATAACCGGCGGCGTTTTGTGGGAGCCTTCCACAACAGGTGGCTTCTGTGGGAGCGGCTTTAGCCGCGAATCGATGTGCAAATCAAACCACAACCGCCATTCAACCCCCCCGTCATTGCGGCGAACGCCGCAATCCAGAAAAGCCTTCGGTGAATGGCCGGAAGCGCGGAACTGGATCCTTGCTTGCGCAAGGATGACGACACTTTCCGTCATTCCGGCGAATGCCGGAATTCATCCAAGCCTTCGGTGATGACCGCAGGCGCGGAACTGGATCCTTGCTTTCGCAAGGATGACGGCAGGGGGGCTTTGCGCGTGCATCAAGCACAGCTTTGCGGCTGAAGCCGCTCCCTCAAAGATCGCTATCCTGCGCAGGAGGCACGCCCCTGTGCCGATGGTTTGCCTTAAAGCCCTGGAATCCAACTGGCAAAGTCTGGCAAATGGTTCAGCCACGGCGCGCGCGCGCCGTAGGGGGTGAGCAAAAACGGCCCGGCCCATAGCTCAACCACAAACGCCAGCGCCAGCATGGGCGCGGCAGGCATCCGCGACTTACGCATGCCGAGCATGACCAGCACAAATGAAAAAACGCCCAAAAAGAGCGCACCAAACAGATTGGCCTCGATAGCGCCATAAGTGCCCAGCACCAGACCAAAGGTTGCCGCCAGCTTGACATCACCGGCACCGACCTGGCGCATGGCATAACCGGGCAACCACAGCGCAAAACCGGCCGCTGCACCGATGAGGCCACTCATCAGCGTCAACTCACAGCCTGCCCAGCCGCCCAAAAAGCGTGCTCCCAGTGCGCCAAGCGCAACTGGGAGCAGCAACACATTGAGCACACGGCGATGGAGAACATCATCAATCGCCAGCGCCGTAGCCCAAATCGTTAGAGCCGCAAGCAGTGTGAAGCTATGCGGTTGACACATGCATCAACCCGCGTTTGCCAATTGTCCTTCAACTTTATTGAATAGCCCACCCAGCCCATTGCCAACCAGAGAAACCGCGACAATGATCGCCACCGCAATTAAGCCGACGATCAGACCATATTCCACAGCACTCGCGCCTTCTTCATCTTTGACGAGCTCACGAATCTGCGTACGCAGCCAATCAGTATAAACAGTCAACATGGGATTACTCCTTCACAAAAAATTAAACCGGCGCTTGCCGTGGGCGGATAGTGTAAAGCTTTTTACAGCGGCGCCCGCTTTCGGTGCCGAGCGTTGCGTCATACTTTGCACTATGGCTCTGGTGATTGCAAAACCCTAGATTGCTGAGTTTGCTACCGCCAGTCGGTTTTTGCCCATTGCTGTGTTGCTCACACTATGATTTGCGCCACTCATTTTTTTGATTTTTTCCATGTTTGATGATGCAACCCAGCCTGCCGTGGCGGTTTTGATCCCTTGCTTTAACGAAGCGGCGGCCATTGCCCAAGTGATTGCCGATTTTCGCGCGGCATTGCCGTGGGCAACGGTGTTTGTGTATGACAACAACTCCAGCGACGGCACCGCCGCCGTGGCCGAGGCCGCTGGCGCGGTGGTGCGCCACGAGCCGCTCCAGGGCAAGGGGCATGTTGTGCGGCGGATGCTGGCGGATGTGGACGCCGATTTTTATGTGCTGGTGGATGGCGATGCGACTTATGACGCCCCCAGTGCGCGCGCAATGCTGGAGCAGCTCACCGCGCAGCAGCTTGATCTGGTCAATGGGCGACGGGTGAGCCAGCACACGGCGGCGTATCGGCTGGGACACCGCTTTGGCAACCGCCTGTTTACGCGGCTGATCGCGCGCTTGTTTGGGCAGCAGCTTGATGATGTGCTCTCCGGCTACAAGGTGATGACGCGGCGCTTTGCCAAGTCTTTTCCCGTTTATTCCAGCGGCTTTGAGATTGAAACCGAACTGGCAGTGCACGCACTCACATTGGGCGTGCCAATGGCGGAGGTAGACACGCCTTATTACGCGCGCCCTACGGGAAGCCATAGCAAACTGCGCGCGCTGCCCGATGGCTGGCGGATTTTGCGCACCATTGCGCGCTTGCTGCGCCAAGAGCGGCCGTTGCTGTATTACGGCACGCTAGCGGCGATGCAGGCTTTGCTGGCGGTGATACTGGCGGTGCCTTTACTGGTGGAGTTTGCCCATACCGGCTTGGTGCCGCGCATGCCTACGGCGCTGCTGTGCACCGGCATTATGCTCACAGCGATGATGACGGGCGTTTGTGGCGTGGTGCTTAATGCGGTTAAGCAGGGGCAGCGGGAGATTAAGCGTTTGCTTTATTTGCAGCAGTCAAATTAAGTTACGCACTATTTGCATGGGTTTGAGTTTTGACAGTCTGCGTGCTGATTATAATCAAAAAAAGTAAACTGATGATGAGCAGTAAAGGTGTTATGGGGTAAAAAAATAAATTGATTAGTACCGTCCAAAACGGTAGGCCCCATAAAAATATGGTCATCAATTCAATTTTACTTCTACTGGCTTCACCAACACCATTATATGACGCAAGCAATACTCCGGCAGCGATAACAGCTAAATCATAAATATGCACATAGGGAGAAATAAGGCATGTCGCAACACCAATAACCAGCACATCGAATCCTTGTGAAATATTTTCTCTTTTTTTAATTAGATAAAAGATAAAAATCATGCAAGCCAGAAAGCCTGAAATCATTTGTAAAAAATATGAATGAGTCACATCAAAACCTGCAAAACGTGCTGCAATAAAGGTGGTGGGCTTCATCTCTTGACCAATGCCCACGCCATACTCTAAAAACTCTTTTTGGAATGGTACGGCTTCATGCAAATACAAAAGCCACACTTGACTCCCCCAGATTAACATTGGTAAGAGGCAAAACAAAGCTGTAAAAAGCCCAGCGACAAAGAAGGTTCGCCATGCTTTTATACACACCAAGTAAACGGGCAAAAGAATGGCGATTTGCGGCTTATAAGAAAGCAGCCCAATCAATAGCCCTGAAAGCAATGGTTTAGATTTTGCGGTGTAGAGCGCTCCAACAAAAATAGCAGCAATAATTAAGCCGTTTTGCCCCAGAACAATGTTAATCAGCACAACGGGAGCGATGATCGTTAAAGTTAGCTTATTTTTAAACGGCGAATGTAAATAAATAACTGCAACAAAAGCAATAAACCCCAAGGCAGTCCAAATCAATAAACTTGCCCCATAAGGTAAAAAAGAAAAGAGCGATACCCATAATAATGCAGGCGGCGGATACGGAAACGTATGATGCCCGGCCTGTTCATCCAGCCGAGCCACCACTTGCTGATAGAAAGCGTTGCTATTATAAATATCAAAAATATGCCCACTTGCCGCTAACTGGCCTGCAAGCCATGCTGAATACGCATCCCGCCCAATGATTTGACCCCGGCTAAATGTATCAAAAATAAATGGTGCTTGATCAAATATGGCTAAAGCTAAAATTGATGGGAATATGATTTTGGCAATTCGCAATAAAAAGTCTTCGTAGTTATGCATTATTTATGGTTCCGCTTGATACAACTGCCATTGATTTTCGTCACTTTTCGGCAAAGGTATTTTTTTGAGCCAATCAGGGGCTTTGGCATTGAGTAATTGCTCAATCAAGCTTGGTGCGCCATTCGTTCCATTAAGGTTTTTTTGGTATTGATTACAAACCAAAATATGCGTTATACCCCGTTGCGCCACGATAGCGCGCGCGCGTTCGGCATTGGTACTGGTATCAATCCAAATACGATAATTATCGAGCAAGCCTTGCACATTGTGATGGTAAGGGCCGGCAATGCCGCGATGGTGGGTGCGATATAAAAACTCGGGCGTGCTGAATACCGGAACAGCCATGGTTGTTGGAGCCATCGCGTTTAGGGCATCGGCAATGGGAGATAGTGAACAGCTTTTTTTCAAGTTGTCATCATTGTTGTTGGTCAGTGCAACCAATCCCGCTACCAGCCCTAGCTGCAAGATGGGCGCCAACATGATGCCGAGTGCAAATAGTTGCTGACGATTGGTTTTACCTTGTTCAGTGAGTCGATCGGCAAAGCCTGGCCAGTGTGCGGCAGCAATCCCAAGGGTGAGCGCACCCAACATGCCAGAAGCTGCGCCCATGCGGGCATACAGCACACCAAAACAGGCATAAATCAAAGTCAATAACGCCAATGCCAGCAGCCAAAAACTGCGCGCGCGCCATGCCATATATAGCGTCAACGTGCTGGCAAAAATGGGCACTGCAACATAGCCCACAATCTTTGGTGCCGTTGTTGCGGCTTTTAATTCGCTGATTTGGCTAAACCACAGCCGGTGCAATTCTTCGGGAAGTAATCCGTTGTAGCCCGCCAAGGCGTTGGGCACTGTGACAATCCATAAAACGGCGGCAATCGCGGCGGCGAGTGCGAGTGCGCTAATAGATTGAGTTTGTGTCCAGTGCTGTTGGCTGATGATTTGGGCGCTGCCCAACAGTGCTGCGATGAGAGCGGCGTATAGCAGCCACGCAAGACTGATGTGATCCAGCGCCCAGGCGCTGAACGTGGGCGGGGGTGGATCAATCAGCCAGGCGAATGTGACCACGCCAAGCAACCCCATAGCCGCAGGCCATAGCGGCGCGCGCGCGCGGTCTTCTAGTTTGCGCAAGGCGTGCAGGCCAGCAAAGCCAGCCACCAGCGGCATGGTTTCGGGCGAAATCCAGAGTGCAAGCCCCAGCGCAGCGCCGCCTGAAAGCCCCCCGCGCGCGCCGCTGGCGGGGAGTAGCCACATGGCGGCAGCGGCAATCGGGGCGAGCATAAAAATATGGTGGGTGAGCTGATCGAGCCGCGCATATCCCATGATTGGCAGGCTGGCGCACAGGGCGATGATGCTGGCAAGCGCCGCGCGCGCGGTGCCGGTGCGGGCAACGGCAAGCGTGATGAAGATGGTGACCAGAACAAAGCTGATCAGCGTGAGCAGCGAGCCGGCCCAAATCAGTGCAGCGGAGGGTTCAACGCCGGCAAGGGCAATAAGACGGTGGAGTTGCCACATGGTCCATGAGTGGGGGATTGACCAGTGAATCCAGTTGCCATCGGGGGCGTTATCGCGTGCGATGAAGTGAAAGCCGTACGAGGTGCTGTGATCTTGCAGCAGAACCAGTTTGTAGTAGCTATCGGGGTTGGGAAAGTCTGCGCTGGTAATGGCTTCTAAAAAGGTGGGCATGTGCCGCGCCATGAGTACGGCAATGGCAAAAATGGCAAGGGCGATGAGTTTTTTTTGTGTCCACAACATGATGTTTTATGAGGTTTTGGGTTGTGCAAATGCCCAGCGCGCGCTGAGCCAGTAAGAACATAGGCTGGCGATAACCGTGGCGGCGGCGGCAGTGAGCCACGGCGCAGCAGCGGCAGTGCTCAGGACTTGGGCGGTGATGCCGCTGAGCGTGGCACAGATGACTTGGGTGGCAAGGTAGCGCGGCAGGCTGCGCCGGTGCGGGTGAGTGCCAGTGAATGTCCATGCATGGTGCAGGCTGTAGGCGTAGATGAAGGCGAGGCCGTGCGCAGTAATAGCAGCAATAAATGGAATTGCCAGCACGCGCAGCAGCAGCCAGACAAGCAGCCATTGCAAAGCGGCTGCACTGACGCCGACGCAGATAAAGCGCTGTGCGCGGTGGTGCATGGTTTTTAAAGGTATTCAGAAAGGCTGGAATTGTAGCCAGCGTGAGGGCTTTGAGGCGTGGGTGGTGTGGGTTTGCTTGCTTAGCATGCACAAGTTCTACAGGCAATCGGTACGAGGGCGGCCTCCTGCGCAAGATAGCCATCTTTGTGGGCGCGGCTTTTAGCCGCGAAGCTGTAGCTGTTTTGCACGCGCAAAGTCCTCCCGCCGTCATCCTTGCGAACGCAAGGATCCAGTCCCCCGGGTTCGGTCATTCACCGAAGGCTTTTCTGGATTGCGGCGTTCGCCGCAATGACGGGGGATTTGATGGGGCGGTGGTTTTGCCGCGAATGATCGGGCGTTGTCTTCGTGGCTAAAGCCGTTCCCACGGAAGGCCAGCGGTTGTGGGCGCGACACCCTTGTTGCGATGGGGGCGCGTTGTTGATGAAACCCGCATGCGGTATGGGCTTGTCTCAAAACACCAGCCTTGAAGAGCCTTTTCAAGACAGTTTCAGCGCGATGGATTCGGGGGCTGGGACGGTTTATTATCACCAGGTATTACCATGTAATAAGAGTCTCACTATGGCAACGTCACTCAAGATCGACGACACGCTGAAAGGCCGCGTCCAGCACCTCGCCAGCCAGCGTCGGCGCTCGCCTCACTGGATCATGCTCGAAGCGATCCGGCAGTACGTCGAGCGCGAAGAAGCTCGCGAGAGCTTCGGGCAGGAAGCTTTGGCAGCATGGGCGGCCTACAAGGAAACTGGCCGCCACCTGACCGGCCAGGAAGTTCGCACCTGGTTGAATACCTGGGGCACTCGTGACGAAAGGGCGGTGCCTGAGTGCCACAAGTAATCGTCACCGAAGGCGCGGCGGATGGCTTGGAACGATGTCGGCGGTTCTTGGCTGTCAAGGCACCGGACGCCGCCAGGCGTGCCGGCCAGGCCATCGAGCGGCAATTCCTGATGCTGGAGACGGCTCCGGACATTGGTCGGCCGTTCCCTGAAATGCCCGAGCTGCGCGAGCTGGTGGTTGCCTTCGGGGATTCCGGTTATGTGGCTCTGTACCACCACGAACCGGCCGACGATGCGGTGTATGTTCTGGCCTTCCGGCACCAGAAAGAGGCGGGCTATTGATGACCGCCAAGACAATGGCGTACGCAAAACAGCCACAGCTTCGCGGCTAAAGCCGTTCCCACGAAAGGCCAGCGGTTGTGGGCGCGACACCCTCATCGCGATGGTTGGGTGGTGCGCCGTTATTGGAGAAATCCGCGCGCGTAACCTCGCTGCCGTCATCCTTGCGAACGCAAGGATCCAGTGCACGGGTTCGGTCACTCACCGAAGGCTTTTCTGGATTGCGGCTTTCGCCGCAATGACGGGGGATTTGATGGGGCGGTGGTTTCGCCGCGAATGATCGGGCGTTGTCTTCGCGGCTAAAGCCGATCCCGCGAAAGGCCAGCGGTTGTGGGCGTGCGCTGTGCGGTACGGCGTCCCGGTTTTTGGTTATCCCAGCAGCCGATTCACCATGTTCAGCCCGTCGATGA
This region includes:
- a CDS encoding CopG family ribbon-helix-helix protein, whose product is MATSLKIDDTLKGRVQHLASQRRRSPHWIMLEAIRQYVEREEARESFGQEALAAWAAYKETGRHLTGQEVRTWLNTWGTRDERAVPECHK
- a CDS encoding A24 family peptidase; the encoded protein is MCQPHSFTLLAALTIWATALAIDDVLHRRVLNVLLLPVALGALGARFLGGWAGCELTLMSGLIGAAAGFALWLPGYAMRQVGAGDVKLAATFGLVLGTYGAIEANLFGALFLGVFSFVLVMLGMRKSRMPAAPMLALAFVVELWAGPFLLTPYGARAPWLNHLPDFASWIPGL
- a CDS encoding type II toxin-antitoxin system RelE/ParE family toxin translates to MPQVIVTEGAADGLERCRRFLAVKAPDAARRAGQAIERQFLMLETAPDIGRPFPEMPELRELVVAFGDSGYVALYHHEPADDAVYVLAFRHQKEAGY
- a CDS encoding GtrA family protein, whose translation is MHHRAQRFICVGVSAAALQWLLVWLLLRVLAIPFIAAITAHGLAFIYAYSLHHAWTFTGTHPHRRSLPRYLATQVICATLSGITAQVLSTAAAAPWLTAAAATVIASLCSYWLSARWAFAQPKTS
- a CDS encoding prevent-host-death protein: MKVFTYSEARQNLAKLLTLAQDTDVEIRRKDGSIFTLQAKKQTKASPFDVPGIEAQASTADIIQAVQDVRARAG
- a CDS encoding glycosyltransferase family 2 protein, giving the protein MFDDATQPAVAVLIPCFNEAAAIAQVIADFRAALPWATVFVYDNNSSDGTAAVAEAAGAVVRHEPLQGKGHVVRRMLADVDADFYVLVDGDATYDAPSARAMLEQLTAQQLDLVNGRRVSQHTAAYRLGHRFGNRLFTRLIARLFGQQLDDVLSGYKVMTRRFAKSFPVYSSGFEIETELAVHALTLGVPMAEVDTPYYARPTGSHSKLRALPDGWRILRTIARLLRQERPLLYYGTLAAMQALLAVILAVPLLVEFAHTGLVPRMPTALLCTGIMLTAMMTGVCGVVLNAVKQGQREIKRLLYLQQSN
- a CDS encoding Flp family type IVb pilin; this translates as MRTQIRELVKDEEGASAVEYGLIVGLIAVAIIVAVSLVGNGLGGLFNKVEGQLANAG
- a CDS encoding glycosyltransferase family 87 protein → MHNYEDFLLRIAKIIFPSILALAIFDQAPFIFDTFSRGQIIGRDAYSAWLAGQLAASGHIFDIYNSNAFYQQVVARLDEQAGHHTFPYPPPALLWVSLFSFLPYGASLLIWTALGFIAFVAVIYLHSPFKNKLTLTIIAPVVLINIVLGQNGLIIAAIFVGALYTAKSKPLLSGLLIGLLSYKPQIAILLPVYLVCIKAWRTFFVAGLFTALFCLLPMLIWGSQVWLLYLHEAVPFQKEFLEYGVGIGQEMKPTTFIAARFAGFDVTHSYFLQMISGFLACMIFIFYLIKKRENISQGFDVLVIGVATCLISPYVHIYDLAVIAAGVLLASYNGVGEASRSKIELMTIFLWGLPFWTVLINLFFYPITPLLLIISLLFLIIISTQTVKTQTHANSA